The following coding sequences lie in one Allochromatium vinosum DSM 180 genomic window:
- a CDS encoding methyl-accepting chemotaxis protein gives MKINLPVTQKEYDYPASWIIVSTTDIKGVITYCNKPFIEISGFSEHELIGVNHNVIRHPDMPPAAFKNLWDTVKKGKPWRGIVKNRCKNGDHYWVDAYVTPVYEGETLVGYQSVRTKPTRAQIETAERLYARVRARNLEDLPNRLIPEFSHTAWLSAAFGVVGLGAILAAWLGNLWVGIGTLILALILARISAHAILKHIHEAVHVAKKIAAGDLSSPILVQDNNETAEILQAIKMLQARLATVMGNIQESATGVASAAAQLAQASNSTHNLMEQQHQETDMVATAMNEMSATVAEVANNTTAAADAAHQASHKAREGRMVVRHSVDGIRELAEGVGEAAQTIHQLEIESANIGKILDVIRGIAGQTNLLALNAAIEAARAGEQGRGFAVVADEVRALAQRTQESTQEIQDMIARLQQGARSAVSMMQRGQEQAEQSVLEANETDHSLEAITQSVEHINDMSDQIATAAEEQSAVVEEMNRNVESIRHLSVQTLQSTDDVVGATSHLEDLAGRLMGLVHQYKI, from the coding sequence ATGAAGATCAATCTGCCGGTCACGCAAAAAGAATACGACTACCCAGCGTCTTGGATCATCGTCTCCACAACCGATATCAAGGGTGTCATCACCTATTGCAACAAACCCTTCATCGAGATCAGCGGCTTCAGCGAGCATGAGTTGATCGGCGTCAATCACAACGTCATCCGGCATCCCGACATGCCGCCGGCGGCCTTCAAGAATCTCTGGGATACGGTCAAGAAGGGCAAACCCTGGCGCGGCATCGTCAAGAATCGCTGCAAGAACGGCGATCACTACTGGGTGGACGCCTATGTCACCCCGGTCTACGAGGGTGAGACCCTGGTCGGTTATCAGTCGGTACGCACCAAGCCGACGCGCGCCCAGATCGAGACCGCCGAACGGCTCTATGCCCGCGTGCGTGCGCGCAATCTGGAGGATCTGCCAAACCGGCTCATCCCGGAGTTCAGTCATACAGCCTGGTTGAGCGCCGCCTTTGGCGTGGTTGGACTGGGGGCGATCCTGGCCGCCTGGCTGGGCAATCTCTGGGTCGGCATCGGTACGCTGATTCTGGCGTTGATCCTGGCCCGGATCAGCGCCCACGCCATCCTCAAGCATATCCACGAGGCGGTGCACGTGGCCAAAAAGATCGCCGCCGGCGATCTCAGCTCACCGATCCTGGTCCAGGACAACAATGAGACCGCCGAGATCCTGCAGGCGATCAAGATGCTCCAGGCGCGCCTCGCTACTGTGATGGGCAACATCCAGGAGTCGGCGACCGGTGTCGCCTCGGCGGCCGCGCAACTGGCTCAGGCGTCGAATTCGACCCACAACCTGATGGAACAGCAGCACCAGGAGACCGACATGGTCGCCACGGCCATGAACGAGATGTCGGCCACGGTCGCCGAGGTTGCCAACAACACCACGGCCGCCGCCGATGCCGCGCACCAAGCCAGTCACAAGGCACGGGAAGGCCGCATGGTGGTGCGTCACAGCGTCGACGGTATCCGCGAACTGGCCGAAGGCGTGGGCGAGGCGGCCCAGACCATTCACCAGCTCGAGATCGAGTCGGCGAACATCGGCAAGATCCTCGATGTCATTCGCGGCATCGCCGGTCAGACCAACCTGCTGGCTCTGAATGCGGCCATCGAGGCCGCGCGCGCCGGTGAACAGGGACGCGGTTTCGCCGTGGTCGCCGACGAAGTGCGCGCCCTGGCGCAACGCACCCAGGAATCGACTCAGGAGATCCAGGACATGATCGCGCGCTTGCAGCAGGGCGCGCGCAGTGCGGTGTCCATGATGCAGCGCGGCCAGGAACAGGCCGAGCAGAGCGTGCTGGAGGCCAATGAAACCGATCACTCACTGGAGGCCATCACCCAGTCGGTCGAGCACATCAACGACATGAGCGACCAGATCGCCACCGCCGCCGAGGAACAGAGCGCCGTGGTCGAGGAGATGAACCGCAACGTCGAGAGCATCCGTCATCTCTCGGTCCAGACGCTCCAGAGCACCGACGACGTGGTGGGCGCCACCAGTCATCTGGAGGATCTCGCCGGAAGACTGATGGGACTGGTGCATCAATACAAGATCTGA
- a CDS encoding gamma-glutamyl-gamma-aminobutyrate hydrolase family protein has protein sequence MDRPVIAITGPARGAFGPRALVALAVRLYGGQPLQVRPGDDLERLTYHGVVVTGGHDVEPVLYAAEPEVEPNYDPARDALEMAMIRAALAEGLPLLGICRGAQLLNVCRGGTLFQELRSRRSKTSHRWTVLPLKTLCVTEDSRVLGRILAPCCRRHINSLHNQAIDRVGEGLQVSGRDLDGIVQAIEDPEAGFLLGVQWHPEFLLYLSRQRALFGALVAQARCVLVAGTSAN, from the coding sequence ATGGATCGGCCCGTGATCGCCATCACCGGACCGGCGCGCGGGGCTTTCGGTCCGCGCGCCCTGGTGGCGCTGGCGGTTCGTTTATATGGTGGTCAGCCGCTCCAGGTGCGTCCTGGCGACGACCTGGAGCGGCTGACCTATCACGGCGTGGTCGTGACCGGCGGGCACGATGTCGAGCCGGTGCTCTATGCCGCCGAACCTGAGGTCGAGCCGAACTATGACCCGGCGCGCGATGCGCTGGAGATGGCGATGATCCGGGCGGCACTGGCCGAGGGATTGCCGCTGCTCGGGATCTGTCGCGGGGCGCAGTTGCTCAATGTCTGCCGGGGCGGCACCCTGTTCCAGGAATTGCGCTCGCGCCGCAGCAAGACCTCGCACCGCTGGACGGTGCTGCCGCTGAAGACGCTGTGCGTGACGGAGGATTCGAGGGTGCTGGGCCGAATCCTGGCGCCGTGTTGCCGGCGGCACATCAACAGCCTGCACAATCAGGCCATCGATCGCGTCGGCGAGGGCTTGCAGGTGAGCGGGCGCGATCTCGACGGCATCGTCCAGGCGATCGAGGACCCGGAGGCCGGCTTTCTGCTCGGCGTGCAGTGGCATCCGGAGTTTCTGCTTTATCTGTCGCGCCAGCGCGCCCTGTTCGGCGCGCTTGTGGCACAGGCCCGCTGCGTACTCGTCGCCGGAACCTCAGCGAACTGA
- a CDS encoding lipopolysaccharide biosynthesis protein translates to MNPLKRLASQTAVYGVSSVLGRFLNYLLVPFLTYTFAPAEYGVVAEFYAYMGFLAVLLAFGLETGYFRFRAGGEWRPETVYGTVFSFLVLVNALCFLAFLLWSQPLAALLRHAEHPEYIGWCAAILALDSIGALAFARLRAEERAGYFATIKLIEIGANVGLTIFFIYVARQAHEADPGSLLGRLWDPDIGIGYVFIANLAASALKLLLLTPQFVSGLGAFDTGLFKRLIRYSLPMVVIGMAGIVNEMLDRAALKYLLPHDDATNMAQLGIYSACYKLSILMSLFIQAFRYAGEPFFFSYAKRHDAGRTYAVVLNWFVLCCVFLFLLVTLYIDVFQYFVGADYRSGLDVVPVLLLANLLLGVYVNLSIWYKLTDRTLMGAGVSLIGSAITIGLLFWWVPVHGYMGAAWAHLVCYGTMVVLSYALGRRYYPVPYDVWRVLGHIAFGIGLYLASRWLVTEQGWHWLVAGTVCMAAFLVVVGWEAWRLRRGASAIPGV, encoded by the coding sequence TTGAACCCACTCAAACGTCTCGCCTCGCAGACCGCCGTGTATGGTGTCAGCAGCGTCCTCGGGCGCTTTCTGAACTATCTGCTGGTTCCCTTCCTGACCTATACCTTCGCCCCGGCCGAGTATGGCGTGGTGGCCGAGTTCTATGCCTACATGGGCTTTCTGGCCGTGCTCCTGGCCTTCGGGCTGGAGACGGGCTATTTCCGCTTCCGTGCCGGCGGCGAGTGGCGGCCCGAGACGGTCTATGGAACGGTGTTCTCGTTCCTGGTACTGGTCAACGCGCTCTGCTTTCTGGCCTTCCTGCTCTGGAGCCAGCCGCTCGCCGCACTGCTGCGCCATGCCGAGCATCCCGAATACATCGGCTGGTGCGCGGCCATCCTGGCGCTCGACTCGATCGGAGCACTGGCCTTCGCCCGGCTGCGCGCCGAGGAGCGCGCCGGTTATTTCGCGACCATCAAGCTGATCGAGATCGGCGCCAATGTCGGTCTGACGATCTTTTTCATCTATGTCGCCCGTCAGGCGCATGAGGCCGATCCCGGGTCGCTGCTTGGCCGGCTCTGGGATCCGGACATCGGCATCGGCTATGTCTTCATCGCCAATCTGGCGGCGAGTGCGCTCAAGCTGCTGCTGCTCACGCCTCAGTTCGTCAGCGGACTCGGCGCCTTCGACACTGGACTCTTCAAGCGGCTCATCCGCTATTCGCTGCCGATGGTGGTCATCGGCATGGCCGGCATCGTCAACGAGATGCTCGACCGGGCGGCGCTCAAGTATCTGCTGCCCCACGACGACGCGACCAACATGGCGCAGCTCGGCATCTACAGCGCCTGTTACAAGCTCTCGATCCTGATGTCGCTGTTCATCCAGGCGTTCCGCTATGCCGGCGAGCCCTTCTTCTTCAGCTATGCCAAGCGGCACGACGCCGGGCGGACCTATGCCGTCGTGCTCAACTGGTTCGTGCTCTGCTGCGTCTTCCTGTTCCTGCTGGTGACGCTCTACATCGACGTCTTCCAGTACTTTGTCGGCGCTGATTATCGCTCCGGGCTGGACGTGGTGCCGGTGCTGCTGCTGGCTAATCTGCTGCTCGGCGTCTATGTCAATCTCTCGATCTGGTACAAGCTCACCGACCGCACCCTCATGGGGGCGGGCGTCTCACTGATCGGCTCGGCGATCACCATCGGACTGCTGTTCTGGTGGGTGCCGGTCCACGGTTACATGGGCGCGGCCTGGGCGCATCTGGTCTGCTATGGGACGATGGTGGTCCTGTCCTACGCACTCGGGCGACGCTACTACCCGGTGCCCTACGATGTCTGGCGCGTGCTGGGTCATATCGCCTTTGGCATCGGACTCTATCTGGCCAGCCGCTGGCTGGTGACGGAACAGGGCTGGCACTGGCTCGTGGCGGGTACGGTCTGTATGGCGGCCTTCTTGGTCGTGGTCGGCTGGGAGGCGTGGCGGTTGCGGCGAGGGGCGTCGGCCATCCCTGGCGTCTGA
- a CDS encoding hemerythrin domain-containing protein, which yields MTRLGQDHARLSRVLDLLEELLDRFHDGQEPDYELMDELLEYMDSYADIVHHPIEDLIFQRLLDKGVEPSEVFSIPMRQHAGLSQLAKDFRQSLLGILSEEVLLREDVEAAGRALVGNQRGHLIQEEREAFPLAIEHLTEADWAEIEAAAPAVEDPLFGAPDPQRFKALYRQLVEQVQP from the coding sequence ATGACACGACTCGGCCAGGACCATGCGCGACTGAGCCGGGTACTCGACCTGCTCGAAGAATTGCTCGACCGTTTTCACGACGGTCAGGAACCCGATTACGAGCTCATGGACGAACTGCTCGAATACATGGACAGCTATGCCGACATCGTCCATCACCCGATCGAGGATCTGATCTTCCAGCGTCTGCTCGACAAGGGCGTCGAGCCGTCTGAGGTCTTCAGCATCCCCATGCGCCAGCATGCGGGACTGAGCCAGTTGGCCAAGGATTTCCGCCAGTCGCTGCTGGGAATCCTGAGTGAGGAGGTGTTGCTGCGCGAAGATGTCGAGGCCGCCGGTCGCGCGCTGGTCGGCAACCAGCGCGGCCATCTGATCCAGGAGGAGCGCGAAGCCTTTCCGCTGGCGATCGAACACCTGACCGAAGCCGACTGGGCCGAGATCGAGGCTGCGGCGCCGGCGGTCGAGGACCCGTTGTTCGGGGCGCCCGATCCGCAGCGTTTCAAGGCGCTCTATCGTCAACTCGTCGAGCAGGTTCAACCCTGA
- a CDS encoding amidoligase family protein translates to MHATTTALKSPPWLENAEGRPRRIGVEIEMSGLKLDALAAEVADFFGLDIRERGRYERVLHGDPAGDWVVELDYDLLKRLGRQERTDATLADEIGRSAEEMLAWAAEAMVPVELVGPPLPLQRLGEVEALIARLRAAGAKGTSDALVNAFGLQFNPEVPDTGAPVITACLKAFLCLSDWLVARADIDLTRRVTSYVDPFPLDYVRRVIAPDYWPDLATLIDDYLADNPTRNRMLDLLPLFLFLDEERVRRVTQDSLIKARPTFHYRLPDCEIHRPDWGLYLAWNDWVEVERLAADAARLNACCAAYQAHLDRPLDRWLGDWAAILEAEWIGP, encoded by the coding sequence ATGCACGCGACCACGACCGCACTGAAGTCACCGCCCTGGCTGGAGAACGCCGAAGGCCGGCCGAGGCGCATCGGCGTCGAGATCGAGATGAGTGGTCTCAAGCTCGATGCGCTGGCCGCCGAGGTGGCCGATTTCTTCGGACTCGACATCCGCGAGCGCGGCCGCTACGAGCGCGTGCTGCACGGCGACCCGGCGGGCGACTGGGTGGTCGAACTCGACTACGACCTGCTCAAGCGGCTCGGCCGTCAGGAGCGCACCGACGCGACCCTGGCCGACGAAATCGGTCGCTCGGCCGAGGAGATGCTGGCCTGGGCCGCCGAGGCCATGGTTCCGGTCGAGCTGGTCGGCCCGCCGCTGCCGCTCCAGCGGCTGGGTGAGGTCGAGGCGCTGATCGCGCGGTTGCGCGCGGCCGGGGCCAAGGGCACCTCCGACGCCCTGGTCAACGCCTTCGGACTCCAGTTCAACCCCGAGGTGCCGGACACCGGGGCGCCCGTTATCACAGCCTGTCTGAAGGCGTTCCTGTGTCTGTCCGACTGGCTGGTCGCACGGGCCGACATCGATCTCACGCGCCGCGTCACCAGCTATGTCGATCCCTTTCCGCTCGATTATGTGCGTCGCGTGATCGCGCCCGACTACTGGCCCGATCTGGCCACGCTGATCGACGACTATCTGGCCGACAACCCAACCCGCAACCGGATGCTCGATCTGCTGCCGCTGTTCCTGTTCCTCGATGAAGAACGGGTGCGGCGGGTCACGCAGGATAGTCTGATCAAGGCGCGTCCGACCTTCCACTATCGCTTGCCCGATTGCGAGATCCATCGGCCGGACTGGGGGCTGTATCTGGCCTGGAACGACTGGGTGGAGGTCGAGCGTCTGGCGGCGGACGCGGCGCGCCTGAACGCCTGTTGCGCGGCCTATCAGGCGCATCTCGACCGTCCGCTCGACCGTTGGCTCGGCGACTGGGCGGCGATCCTGGAGGCCGAATGGATCGGCCCGTGA
- a CDS encoding TldD/PmbA family protein — MTPEAFFTLAERLSAGLTGDEVLFCNLGGEVSDFVRLNHNRMRQAGNVRAAGLTLTLIDGARQAEAAFDLSGDPETDLALGRTLIGRLRERLAVLPDDPYLQYATEPSTGMAHQEPRALPPAEEAVATLIEAAEGLDLVGIWASGLIRTGLASSLGHRHWHERASFNLDWSLYLSGDKALKSSYSGFDWNPDVVHERLRTMRAGLEILRRPARRLDPGRYRAYLAPPAVEELMGMLAWGGFDLRDHRTQQTPLLKLVRGECAFDPRITLREDHARGLMPGFTPEGFILPPSVTLIDAGAFGDCLVDARSGREYGEPVNAASGSPESLSLEPGDLPESEVLARLDTGLWIGHLWYCNWSDPNEARVTGMTRFGTFWVEDGEIQCPIDVMRFDDSLYALLGTRLEALTRERELRLSPETYEGRSSASVLLPGVLVSGIALTL; from the coding sequence ATGACGCCGGAGGCCTTCTTCACGCTGGCCGAGCGGCTGTCGGCGGGGCTGACCGGCGACGAGGTGCTGTTCTGCAACCTGGGCGGTGAGGTCTCGGATTTCGTGCGGCTCAATCACAACCGGATGCGTCAGGCCGGTAATGTCCGTGCCGCCGGGTTGACGCTGACCCTGATCGACGGCGCGCGTCAGGCCGAGGCGGCGTTCGATCTGAGCGGCGATCCCGAGACGGATCTGGCGCTTGGCCGCACGCTGATCGGACGGCTGCGCGAACGGCTCGCCGTGCTGCCCGATGATCCTTATCTCCAGTATGCGACCGAGCCGAGTACCGGGATGGCGCACCAGGAGCCTCGGGCGCTGCCGCCGGCTGAGGAGGCCGTCGCGACCCTGATCGAGGCGGCCGAGGGGCTGGATCTGGTCGGGATCTGGGCCAGCGGACTCATCCGGACGGGGCTGGCCAGCTCGCTCGGTCATCGTCACTGGCATGAGCGTGCGAGCTTCAATCTCGACTGGAGCCTCTATCTCAGCGGCGACAAGGCGCTCAAGTCGAGCTACAGCGGTTTCGACTGGAACCCGGATGTCGTGCATGAGCGTCTGCGCACGATGCGCGCCGGTCTGGAGATTCTGCGCCGTCCGGCGCGCCGTCTCGATCCGGGGCGCTATCGGGCCTATCTCGCGCCCCCGGCGGTCGAGGAACTCATGGGGATGCTGGCCTGGGGCGGCTTCGATCTGCGTGACCACCGCACCCAGCAGACCCCGTTGCTCAAACTGGTCCGGGGCGAGTGCGCTTTCGACCCGCGCATCACGCTGCGCGAGGACCATGCACGGGGTCTGATGCCGGGATTCACGCCCGAGGGCTTCATCCTGCCGCCGTCCGTGACCCTGATCGACGCTGGGGCTTTCGGTGACTGTCTGGTGGATGCACGCAGTGGGCGGGAGTACGGCGAGCCGGTCAATGCCGCGTCCGGTTCGCCCGAGTCGCTGAGCCTGGAGCCGGGCGACCTGCCCGAATCCGAGGTGCTCGCCCGGCTCGACACCGGACTCTGGATCGGTCATCTCTGGTATTGCAACTGGTCGGACCCGAACGAGGCGCGCGTCACCGGCATGACGCGCTTCGGCACCTTCTGGGTCGAGGACGGCGAGATCCAGTGCCCGATCGATGTGATGCGCTTCGACGACAGTCTCTATGCACTGCTCGGCACGCGACTGGAAGCGCTCACGCGCGAGCGCGAGCTGCGGCTCTCGCCCGAGACCTACGAGGGGCGTTCGAGCGCCAGCGTTCTGCTGCCGGGCGTCCTCGTCTCCGGGATCGCGTTGACGCTCTGA
- a CDS encoding DUF6394 family protein → MNPEKVVFGFFIVLALTLNFGFFVGEIDNPDHHHAWELFFVVVVNMIATVLKFGDRTQMGAVLLATSLVAMLQLLAASLIWTIAAHATETGLTPSIMASIVSLSGGAMIANVVSVVLLVIETVLLRR, encoded by the coding sequence ATGAACCCAGAAAAGGTCGTCTTCGGCTTCTTCATCGTACTCGCCCTGACGCTCAACTTCGGCTTCTTCGTCGGCGAGATCGACAACCCCGATCACCATCACGCCTGGGAGCTGTTCTTCGTGGTGGTCGTCAACATGATCGCCACCGTGCTCAAGTTCGGCGACCGCACCCAGATGGGGGCCGTGCTGCTGGCGACCAGTCTGGTGGCCATGCTGCAACTGCTGGCCGCGTCGCTGATCTGGACCATCGCGGCCCATGCCACCGAGACCGGCCTGACGCCTTCGATCATGGCCAGCATCGTCTCGCTCTCGGGCGGCGCCATGATCGCCAACGTAGTCTCGGTGGTGCTGCTGGTCATCGAGACCGTGCTGCTGCGGCGCTGA
- a CDS encoding potassium channel family protein has protein sequence MDTIFFLVLRRMRTPLLTLIVVYAIAMAGLALIPAQDADGQPTAMSLFHAFYFVSYMSTTIGFGELPNAFTDAQRIWVSLSVFFTVAVWIYAIGNLITLLQDSTLQRAIAERRFRTLVRRLGVPFYLVCGYGQTGSALVRGLMERHIQSVVIDVDPERISLLQLDNQREYVPALCADARSPQALEAAGLKHPLCRGVVALTNVNEANLKIAIAAKLLHPEVKVICRADSHEVEANMASFGTDHIYDPFDAFASYIAFSIQSPCQTLLIDWLSGRGGEELDEPRYPPRQGRWVICGYGRFGKAMYKHLKARGFELSVIEAEPHKTGIPTEGVVHGRGTEAVTLEQARIRQAVGLVAGTDQDADNLSIIMTALALNPDLFVIARENHIQNQELFDRVGAQAIMNPSTIIAHRIRMRLITPLLSDLSRLARLQRDEAWASQLISRIIALVDGRKPYVWEVSLDTMQAPAIQDATRRGQTITLGTLLRDPLERERTLPAIPLLLIQGEERRPLPALKAPIGPGDRLLFCGREEARWRMDWVLCNIHALRYVIDGESRREGPAWRWLAAWQSRLRGV, from the coding sequence TTGGACACCATCTTCTTTCTCGTGCTGCGGCGTATGCGTACGCCGCTGCTGACGCTGATCGTGGTCTATGCGATCGCCATGGCCGGGCTGGCGCTCATCCCGGCCCAGGATGCCGATGGGCAGCCGACGGCGATGAGTCTCTTCCATGCCTTCTATTTCGTCAGCTACATGTCGACGACCATCGGGTTCGGTGAGCTGCCCAACGCGTTCACCGATGCCCAGCGGATCTGGGTCTCGCTGTCGGTGTTCTTCACCGTGGCGGTGTGGATCTATGCCATCGGCAACCTGATCACGCTTCTGCAGGACAGCACGCTCCAGCGCGCCATCGCCGAGCGGCGCTTTCGCACCCTGGTGCGACGGCTCGGTGTGCCCTTCTATCTGGTCTGCGGCTATGGCCAGACCGGCAGTGCCCTGGTGCGCGGTCTCATGGAGCGCCACATCCAGTCGGTCGTGATCGATGTCGATCCGGAGCGCATCAGCCTGCTGCAACTCGACAACCAGCGCGAATACGTACCCGCGCTCTGTGCCGATGCCCGCAGTCCGCAGGCGCTGGAGGCGGCCGGACTCAAGCATCCGCTGTGCCGGGGCGTGGTGGCGCTCACCAACGTCAACGAGGCCAATCTCAAGATCGCCATCGCTGCCAAGCTGCTGCATCCTGAAGTCAAGGTCATCTGTCGCGCCGACTCCCACGAGGTCGAGGCCAACATGGCCTCTTTTGGCACCGATCACATCTATGATCCCTTCGATGCCTTCGCGTCCTATATCGCGTTTTCGATCCAGTCGCCGTGTCAGACTCTGTTGATCGACTGGCTCTCGGGGCGTGGCGGTGAGGAACTCGATGAACCCAGGTATCCGCCGCGCCAGGGGCGCTGGGTCATCTGCGGCTACGGGCGCTTCGGCAAGGCCATGTACAAGCACCTCAAGGCTCGGGGATTCGAGCTGTCGGTCATCGAGGCCGAGCCGCACAAGACCGGCATCCCCACCGAGGGCGTGGTGCACGGACGTGGCACCGAGGCCGTCACCCTCGAACAGGCCCGGATCCGTCAGGCCGTCGGGCTGGTGGCGGGAACCGATCAGGACGCCGACAATCTATCCATCATCATGACCGCGCTGGCACTCAATCCCGATCTGTTCGTGATCGCGCGCGAGAACCACATCCAGAATCAGGAGCTCTTCGATCGGGTCGGCGCCCAGGCGATCATGAATCCGAGCACCATCATCGCGCACCGCATCCGCATGCGTCTGATCACGCCGCTGCTGTCGGATCTGTCCCGGCTGGCGCGTCTCCAGCGCGACGAAGCCTGGGCCAGTCAGCTCATCAGCCGCATCATCGCCCTGGTCGATGGGCGCAAACCCTATGTCTGGGAGGTGAGCCTCGACACGATGCAGGCTCCGGCGATCCAGGACGCCACGCGCCGGGGACAGACCATCACGCTCGGAACCCTCCTGCGCGACCCGCTCGAACGTGAACGAACCCTGCCGGCGATTCCGCTGCTGTTGATCCAGGGCGAAGAACGCCGACCGCTGCCCGCGCTCAAGGCGCCGATCGGTCCGGGCGACCGCCTGCTCTTCTGCGGGCGTGAAGAAGCACGCTGGCGCATGGATTGGGTGCTGTGCAACATCCATGCACTGCGTTATGTCATCGACGGCGAGAGCCGGCGCGAAGGACCGGCCTGGCGCTGGCTCGCCGCCTGGCAGTCGCGGTTGAGGGGCGTATAG
- a CDS encoding TldD/PmbA family protein: MTRSDARRAPWIATRDDHGAPNLARLADIAQTFVAHAPVCDAWTLRLVAETTDHLEVRQGVVEPSLIGCSLGAMVTVVEGAGSGYAATSDLSRAGLCAAAERARDWARVQARLGLFDARLQPPGATVADYRTPVEESWESRPLADKLALLQAANQALDIDERIQDWSAWLTHRRVEQLLIGSAGARVTQVLDYVHPGVQVVANAGSQTQRRHGGGADGGLQGGLENLVRLGFLEDATRLAEEAIALLDAPECPSDVRDLILMPNQMALQIHESIGHPLELDRILGDERNYAGTSFVTPEMFGHYRYGSELLNVTHDPTLPGELISVAADDEGTPAAREVLIRAGILERPLGGALSQARSGLPGTATSRASGWDRPPIDRMGNLNLEPGQGSLADLVGQVERGILMDTNRSWSIDDSRNKFQFGCELGRLIEDGQLKGLVRNPGYRGLSAEFWRSLAGVGGPETLGVGGVLNCGKGEPNQAVYVGHAAPPCLFRRVAVFGGGE; this comes from the coding sequence ATGACTCGATCTGACGCGCGTCGTGCGCCCTGGATCGCCACACGCGATGACCATGGTGCTCCGAATCTGGCGCGGCTCGCCGACATCGCCCAGACGTTCGTCGCGCACGCGCCAGTCTGTGACGCCTGGACCCTGCGCCTGGTCGCCGAGACCACGGATCATCTGGAAGTCCGTCAGGGCGTGGTCGAGCCGAGCCTGATCGGCTGCTCGCTCGGCGCCATGGTCACGGTCGTCGAGGGCGCGGGCAGCGGCTATGCGGCCACTAGCGACCTGAGTCGGGCCGGACTCTGCGCCGCCGCCGAGCGTGCACGCGACTGGGCGCGCGTCCAGGCCCGGCTCGGACTCTTCGACGCCCGGCTCCAGCCGCCCGGCGCCACGGTCGCCGACTATCGCACCCCGGTCGAGGAATCCTGGGAGTCGCGTCCGCTGGCCGACAAGCTGGCGCTGCTCCAGGCGGCCAATCAGGCGCTGGACATCGACGAGCGCATCCAGGACTGGTCAGCCTGGCTGACCCACCGGCGCGTCGAGCAACTCTTGATCGGCAGTGCCGGCGCCCGCGTGACCCAGGTGCTCGACTATGTCCATCCGGGCGTTCAGGTGGTGGCCAATGCCGGCAGCCAGACCCAGCGTCGCCATGGCGGCGGGGCCGATGGCGGGCTTCAGGGCGGACTGGAGAATCTGGTCCGGCTCGGTTTCCTGGAAGACGCCACACGTCTGGCCGAGGAAGCCATCGCCCTGCTCGATGCGCCCGAGTGCCCGAGCGACGTGCGCGATCTCATCCTCATGCCCAATCAGATGGCGCTCCAGATCCACGAGAGCATCGGCCATCCGCTCGAACTCGACCGCATCCTCGGCGATGAGCGCAACTATGCCGGTACCAGCTTCGTCACGCCTGAGATGTTCGGTCACTATCGCTATGGCTCCGAGCTGTTGAACGTCACCCATGATCCGACCCTGCCGGGCGAGCTGATCTCGGTCGCGGCGGATGACGAGGGCACGCCCGCCGCCCGTGAGGTGCTGATCCGTGCCGGAATCCTGGAGCGTCCGCTCGGCGGTGCGCTGTCGCAGGCACGCTCGGGGCTGCCGGGGACGGCGACCAGTCGCGCCAGCGGCTGGGATCGTCCGCCGATCGACCGCATGGGCAATCTCAATCTGGAGCCGGGGCAGGGGAGTCTGGCCGATCTGGTCGGGCAGGTGGAGCGCGGCATCCTGATGGACACCAACCGCTCCTGGTCGATCGACGACAGTCGCAACAAGTTCCAGTTCGGCTGTGAGCTCGGACGCCTGATCGAGGATGGTCAGCTCAAGGGGCTGGTGCGCAATCCCGGTTATCGCGGGCTTTCGGCCGAGTTCTGGCGCAGTCTCGCCGGTGTCGGTGGACCCGAGACGCTGGGTGTCGGTGGTGTGCTCAACTGCGGTAAGGGTGAGCCGAATCAGGCCGTCTATGTCGGCCATGCCGCGCCGCCCTGTCTGTTCCGGCGGGTCGCGGTGTTCGGGGGTGGCGAATGA